The Nostoc cf. commune SO-36 genomic sequence CGATCGCACTAAATCGCATCTATACTCCTATACTGCGGCAACAAGTATCAGAAATTGTCGATTTCTTTCTACCAATGGAAGCTTTGAGTTACAAAGCGGCGATTATTTCCATTGATAAAGCATATCCGGGACAAGCGCGACGGGCAGCTTTAGCATTTTGGAGTGCTTTACCACAATTTACATACACAAAATTTGTAATTGTGGTGGATAAAGACATAAATATTCGCGATCCGCGTCAAGTAGTGTGGGCAATTAGTTCCAAAGTTGACCCTGTGCGGGATGTCTTTATTTTGCCAAATACACCTTTTGATACGTTGGATTTTGCCAGTGAAAAAATTGGCTTAGGTGGACGTATGGGAATTGATGCAACTACAAAGATTCCGCCGGAAACAGATCATGAATGGGGTTCGCCTTTAGAATCTGACCCAGATGTGGCGGCGATGGTAGAAAGACGATGGGCGGAGTATGGTTTAGCAGAGTTGCAGTTAGGAGAAGTAGACCCGAATTTGTTTGGCTATGATATGAGGTAACACGTTAAAGAATATTTGGGCGACTAGAAATACGTTTAGGTTAAGCATTCTTTCTTCTATTTGCGTCCAACTCTTACGAACCGCATTCGCGTTAGCGTCTCCCCTTGGGAGAAGGACACAAAGAACGAAAAGAACGCGTTCACACAGCGTCTCGCAGAGAAGTTAAGAGTTAGAGAATAGAAATTTAAAGGTGATTTACCCATCATAATTTGATGGGACAGACCACTAGCTCAATGAAGAGACAGGGAAATGCCCCTTTTCCTATTTTTCAATTCCTATTTTTCTGAAAAACTCTGCGTCTGCGCCCATTTTCAATCATGGGTTTTCGCAACGGTACTACCTCAGCTTCACTACTCTCGCGTGCTACCCGAATCAGCAACCCAGCAGCGATTAAGCTAGCAATCATTGAATTACCACCATAACTAAACATAGGCAAAGGTAAGCCTGTAGTTGGTAAAGAACCCGTAGCAACACCGATGTGGAGCAACGATTGTCCTACCATCAAAATCGTCACGCCGATCGCTACCAATCGCTGTACTATATTTTTAGCCTTCAGCGCCACAATTAATCCGAGAGTGGTAAATGTAGCTAAAAGTGCTAACAGCACCATGCTGCCAACAAAGCCAAACTCTTCAGCGAACACCGCAAAAATAAAATCGGTGTCCTGAATTGGTAAATAAAATAGCTTTTGTTGAGAAAGCCCAAATCCAGCTCCCCAAGTTTTGCCAGAACCCACAGCTAGTAGACTTTGCACTAACTGGTAGCCATCTCCTGTAGCATCCGCCCAGGGATTGAGGAATGACATCACCCGCTTACGCTGATACTCTTTGATGCTAATACTGAGTACTGCCAACATCACTCCACCAATTGCTGTTCCTCCCAGATACTTGTAAGGTAAACCAGCTGCTAGAGCAATTAGCCAAATAGTCATGCCGCAAAGTCCTGTTGTACTCAAGTTAGGTTGGGCAAGAATTCCTAAAAGTACCAAACCGAAAATACCCAACCAAGACAAACGAACCCGCCAACTGATTCGTTCCCATTGACCAAAAGCCGCGCACTTTGCAGCACTAAAAAGGGTTTAATTAATTCTGAAGGTTGAATCGGAATTGGCCCGATCGCAATCCAACGCGCTGCATCAAAAGCCTTTTTTCCCAATCCTGGGATCAGTGTGACAAAAATTAACGCCAAAAATAGCAACAAAAACCAATGGGCTAGTCCCAAAATTTTCTGCAATGGTAAATTAACAATAATATTGAATCCGATTAAGGAAACTAAGACCCAAAGCAGTTGACGTTTAAAGTAGTACAAACCATCATCATGACGAGCATCAGCGACGGGATAGGATGCTGAAAATAGCATGATCAAGCCGATGAACAGCCAAATCAACGTTAACCAGCGCAACAGCCGCGCTTCTAAGGCCCAGTTGGAGACTGAACTATCAAAAATTGGAATCAGGCGGCGTAGATTCACGAGTAGTACAGGTAAAAAGTTAAAAATTAGGAGTTAGAAATAAAACTCATAAATCATAACTTATAACTCATAAGTAGGCTTTACAACCATAAATCTTAAAGCTGTAAACTTTGCTACAGTGCTTTTTAACCCACATTCCGCACCTACAACTGTCACACCTGAAAGAAACGGATATATTTTAGTACAAAAGTTGATGACTCTCAAAGGCACAAATAGCACTAACTTGATTATTGACAACTAAAGTTACTCCAAAAATCGATTCAGGTAGGAGAAAGTTATTCGTTGACCGTCTATGCCACTTCCAATGGGATCACGGGAATAACTTCGACTTTCAATGCTACTACTAAGATTGGCTCAATTACCAGTGGCACGAGACTGATTAGCTATAAAAATATCGAACAATTAAATATCTCAGGGACAAGCTACAATGATTCCATTGTGGGAAACAATGGTAATGATACCCTCTATGGAGGGCATGGTACTGATACCCTCAGAGGTGGTAGTGGCGATGATATCCTCACAGGTGGTAATGGTAACGATCGCCTTTATGGAGGAGGTGGTACTGATACCTTTGCTTTCAATAGTCCTAATGAAGGCATAGATACTATTTATGACTTCAACCCAACTAATGAACTGATTCGGGTGTCACCTGGCTACTATAATTTTGGTGGTGGCTTATCAGTGGGTGTACTTTCAGCTAGTCAGTTTACCATTGGAGCATCTGCAACCACGAGCGCTCAAAGATTCATTTATAACTCCACTACAGGTGCATTGTTCTTTGACCAAGATGGCAGTACAACTGACTTCAATCAAGTACAATTTGCTGTACTTACTGCTGGATTGTCATTAACCAACAACAATTTTGTGGTTGGTTACAACTATTAGAGTCCCATCACTGGGCGGCAGAGGACAAGAATAAATTTTGACAATGCGGGTTATTGAAAATGATACCTCGCATTTAATTGTTTTAAATATTTATGACCAATTGCGATCGCTACCCTGCAATAAGTGTAGTATCTTATACTCAGTAAATAGTTGAACTCAGGATTGCCATAGTTAAGAGCGATCACTCTAAAATTGACTTAAAATATTTATTTAATTAAACTTAGTGATTTCACGTAATTAACTACTTGTTTGTCCATAGATAGGGGAATTTCAATCCAGAACTCAGTTCCTTGTCCAGGTTCTGATACACATCTTAATGTTCCCCCATGTTTTTCAACTACAATCTGATAGCTAATTGATAAACCCAATCCTGTACCCTTACCGACTGGCTTAGTTGTGAAAAATGGATCAAACAGTCGTTCCTTAACTGCTTCTGTTATTCCAGAACCATTATCAGCAATTCGGATTACACAGTTCGTTTCGATGATTTCCGTAGTAATTGTAATTTTATTAGGATTAGCATGAATTTCTGCGATCGCGCGTTTATGATCATAATTATCAAGCGCGTCGATTGCATTACTGAGAATATTCATGAATACTTGATTGAGTTGACCAGCGTAGCAATCTACTAAAGGTAAATCTCCATAATTTTTTACTACTTTGATCCTAGGATGATCGACACTATCCTTGAAGCGACTCTGTAAAATCAGCAAAGTACTATCCAGCCCTTGGTGAATATCAACTCTTTTCTTCTCAGCTTCATCAAGACGAGAGAAATTCCGCAGAGACAAGACAATTTCAGAAATCCGTTCGGCTCCTACTTGCATCGAACTTAGGATTTTTGGCAAATCATCTAATAAAAAATCTAACTCAATTTTCTCAGTGTATTCTTGAATTTCTGGCACAGGATTGGCATACAATTTCTGGTAAAGATGCACAAGGTTCAGCAAACACTGCGTATAATCCTTTGCATATTTCAAATTTCCATAAATGAAGTTAACAGGATTGTTAATTTCGTGAGCAACTCCTGCAACTAACTGCCCCAAACTGGACATTTTCTCAGCCTGGACTAATTGAGCTTGAGTTTGCTGTAGCTCCCGGAGGGATTTTTCCAATTTTTTAGACTGAGCCTCAGCAATTTCCGCTAAATTCTCCTTGATTTGTAGCGCACTCCGTAGTTGCGCCCTTTGTTGTTGCAGTTCACTTGTTAACTTTTTGGCATCAGCCAAAGCAGTATTCTGAGCTTGTAGGAGAAACAGGAAATCAACAATAGGGTCGTGAATTGCAAAGTCTTTGAGTTTAATACCCAGAGGAGCGAGGCTAGTTGTATCTGTAATCCAGGGAGAACCTAAAAAAAATATCACCTCCTCCTCTGGTTGATACATCATTTGACCCTTGAGATGCATTCCATTGTGGAGAAACTCTAATATAAACAGGGCACGAGACTGTTTACTAATAGCATCAAAATCGACCAAAATTTTTGGACGATTGATTTGGAAATGCTGCTCAATCAATTTACCAACTAATGGTTCAGGACAAATGCGCCCAAAAACATCACCAGCTTGTACAATTTCCCGATTACGGCTAAAGGCAAAGTGGAAGGGAAAAGCTTTCGCCAGTAACTCTGGCGAAAGTGTAAGGTGAGGAGGAGCCATGCTACTGCACTCAATTTGGTTTATAAATCACTAAAAATTCATCATGTTCAGCACCCTCATCTCGACTTTGGGTTTGGGTAACATGAACTTCTGTATCAAACCTGTTTCCCAATCCCTTGACTAGTCCAAGAATCATTGGCGTTAGTCCTTCTCTATCAGAGCGATAATGTAAGCTCAGAGAATTTTCCTCCATATCAGTACACTCAAATGATGGGGGTTGGAGTTTGGGAAAACTAACTCCTACACGAGCATGAAGATTATCAAGGTTTTCTAAAAACTCAGGGAGTTCATCTCCACTCATATCCATCAATTCGCCATAGCCTTCTTCGGATGTGTACTGAACCCAGAATTCCCCAAAGGCTTGCATAATCTCATTGGCAGATAAACTGAGAATGATACTGGCAGCTTTTACCAGATTGTGGGTGATGTCATCGGGATAGCCTTCCATACTAAGGAAAACATCTACATCCACCTCTGCTTTGTGCTTGATCTTTTTCCAAGTATCTTCGCCAAAGCGACTACACACCATGTCTTGAATCGCCTTGTTCACTAATCCGTACATGGAAGCCTCCTCTTGCTGCACCTAATTTTACTTTGTGAATTTGTCCAAAACCCGACAACTAATTTCTGAAAAGGCTTATTTAAATAGGAAACTTTTCTGTAATCAAATCTTAAAATTTTTTATTAATTACAGCTTTAAAATCGAACAAAATAGGGAAAACTGTTCGCATTTTAATGCTACAAATACTCATTATTACAACCGTATTTTCACTTATTCGTTTTACCCAGCTAGTTTTGAGGGTTCGTAGTAAGCACTTTAATGGTTAAAAAATAAGGACATACGCAAACGATAATTGAAACCCTGATTTTATGGCAGGGACAATTCATGAATTGCCCCCATCGCATGTAGTTTTACGTAAGTCCGAAAAATAAGGACTAAATTCCTGACTACAAACTTGCTTACCCATCAATTTAAGCTTGACAGACTAACTACAGCGATTCATCAAAAGGCAGCCATGAATCAGGATACAAGCTATAGTTAGAGATTTGACGCTGAATACCGTTAAAAAATTGAAGCCGGGCATCCATAGCTTCTGCAATAGCCAGCTTTATTTTGATATCTTCTTCATTCTTGGTAATCTGAGGTTCTATCACTGCTGCTAGCTTCGCTGCATGACTATCATCCACATCAATATGGACTTCAAAAAAGATCAACGATTCTTTTGGTAAAGGAGTAGCGCCAACAATTCCTTTGTATAGTTGCGTGTACAGCGAGCTAACAATTCCTTCGGAAGCATAACAGACCGCACCGAGTGCAGCTAAATAACCGTACTTATGTGGCATCTGCAAGTAGGTTTCAATAAGGGCGCGGGTTTCCGGTGCTGTGGGTAATGCTGACAGAGTTTCGTCGTGGATGCCCAGTGCGCGGGTAAATTGACGAAACAATTCTGGGTGGGACTGAGTTATATTTCCCTGTCCCATTTCGTCAAATAGGTTTTTCTAAAATGACTAGCTGACTACTTTCATCTTGGCAGCAAGACAAGATGCTAGCCAAAAATCCGATTAAACTCTTTGGAGAATTTGTACATCTGGACAGCTAGTACCTGTACGTCTGGTAAAAATAAATTTCCAGCCCGACAGCGAGTTAAGAACTCATGATTCCATAGAGGATGATTAACTGTTATTTCACGGAAAGAATTTCTAACTAAAGAAGGTGTCCTGTATCATCGTGATATTTGTAGGGCTAGATGGAGGGGTTGGTCAAATAAGGGGCTAAAAAATGATTCATCTATTGCGATATGTTCTGGAGTCACACGCAATTCCTGTAAGGTTGGCATCGTATTGAAGCCAGCAATTTTAAGAGCATTAAAGTAATCTTCAGGAGTTTTGTGAATCAATTGCACATTTAGCCAAGAGCCATCTCGTTTCCAAATACGGCCAGGAAACTGCTGATCTCGCTTGCTGAAGTAGCCTCCACCCTCAACTTGAAAATAAAACGGATATGCTGCCTCCCGCATATATGGAAAAGATGGATGGGGAACGCTAAATACAAATCGACCGCCTGGACGAAGAATACGTGCAACTTCTGCCATGCATTCTTGGGTCTGAGCAATTGTTAAATAGTTAAATAAAAATACTGCAACAACTAAGTCAATTTCACCATCATCAAAGTGCTTAAGATTGGTAGCACATCCTACTTCATAGCTAATACCTAACGCATCTTCTATTTCTTGCAATTTTGCTGCTGCAACCATGCCTTGGGAAAGGTCTATTCCATGTACCCATGCAGCACCACGTCGGCTTAATTCTCGGCTGCAATAACCTTCACCGCAACCTATATCAAGTACTCGTAACCCAGCAACAGGCTCACAAAGCTCTAGTACAAAAGGGCGGGCTGTAAAGTCTGATAGGGAAGTAGGTTCTCCTCTAATCCACTCTGATGCTGTGCGATTGTATAAGTTTTTCGTTGAGTTTTTGTGATTCACATTTAACATTTGTAAGTGTTAATTTCTATTGTATTTATGCTTACCTGAATCAATTTAGTCCGATAGAGTGAAATAGTGGATGTATATGTTTTAACAATTAATATATTCTGTTGATAATGTTGATTATACCGATTTTAGCTTGCTTGCTATTTTTGAGTCTAAGATTTATATCTTTCAAGGAAAAACTACCCTAAGTATTATTATCTTGTTAGTTTTTTTAAAATATAAACAGCTAAACTATATTTAACTTCATGAACTTAACTTGTTACTTAGTTGATAGCAATTTTATATATAGACAGTTCGTTTTTTAAGCTCCAACTTCATCTTTGCTTTACTAATAAAGTTAAAATTAACTCTTTTAATAAAGATAACCAAGATAAATAAAACAGTATATTTTACGAAGTATAAAGAGAAAAATATTGTTAATTTGTAATAGCTAGATTCGTTTTAAAAACGAAATGGCTTTGGATACATGAGTTATTTAGCTAATTTAGAATAACGTTGGAAGACATGATGTTAGAAGAATTATTAGGAGAATCACCAGTGCGCGATCGCTTACAATATGAGCGTGCGATTGCATTTTCTGAGCTTGGCGATCGCCTCTTTGATGAGCTTGCTGATAAAATTGCTACAAAGCGACAGTACCGACTACTGTTTGAACACACATTAAAGCCTGAGTTATTTCAGCAAATCCGAATTGCTGCTGCGGGTTATATTTCAGCGTGTCTGAATAGTCCCATCATTCTTTCGGAAGCTGAAATGCTTGAACGGCTACTGGAAGCAAGAAGTACTTTGCCGAACTATACCG encodes the following:
- a CDS encoding calcium-binding protein gives rise to the protein MTVYATSNGITGITSTFNATTKIGSITSGTRLISYKNIEQLNISGTSYNDSIVGNNGNDTLYGGHGTDTLRGGSGDDILTGGNGNDRLYGGGGTDTFAFNSPNEGIDTIYDFNPTNELIRVSPGYYNFGGGLSVGVLSASQFTIGASATTSAQRFIYNSTTGALFFDQDGSTTDFNQVQFAVLTAGLSLTNNNFVVGYNY
- a CDS encoding sensor histidine kinase; its protein translation is MAPPHLTLSPELLAKAFPFHFAFSRNREIVQAGDVFGRICPEPLVGKLIEQHFQINRPKILVDFDAISKQSRALFILEFLHNGMHLKGQMMYQPEEEVIFFLGSPWITDTTSLAPLGIKLKDFAIHDPIVDFLFLLQAQNTALADAKKLTSELQQQRAQLRSALQIKENLAEIAEAQSKKLEKSLRELQQTQAQLVQAEKMSSLGQLVAGVAHEINNPVNFIYGNLKYAKDYTQCLLNLVHLYQKLYANPVPEIQEYTEKIELDFLLDDLPKILSSMQVGAERISEIVLSLRNFSRLDEAEKKRVDIHQGLDSTLLILQSRFKDSVDHPRIKVVKNYGDLPLVDCYAGQLNQVFMNILSNAIDALDNYDHKRAIAEIHANPNKITITTEIIETNCVIRIADNGSGITEAVKERLFDPFFTTKPVGKGTGLGLSISYQIVVEKHGGTLRCVSEPGQGTEFWIEIPLSMDKQVVNYVKSLSLIK
- a CDS encoding heme NO-binding domain-containing protein, encoding MYGLVNKAIQDMVCSRFGEDTWKKIKHKAEVDVDVFLSMEGYPDDITHNLVKAASIILSLSANEIMQAFGEFWVQYTSEEGYGELMDMSGDELPEFLENLDNLHARVGVSFPKLQPPSFECTDMEENSLSLHYRSDREGLTPMILGLVKGLGNRFDTEVHVTQTQSRDEGAEHDEFLVIYKPN
- a CDS encoding TenA family transcriptional regulator is translated as MGQGNITQSHPELFRQFTRALGIHDETLSALPTAPETRALIETYLQMPHKYGYLAALGAVCYASEGIVSSLYTQLYKGIVGATPLPKESLIFFEVHIDVDDSHAAKLAAVIEPQITKNEEDIKIKLAIAEAMDARLQFFNGIQRQISNYSLYPDSWLPFDESL
- a CDS encoding class I SAM-dependent methyltransferase, producing MLNVNHKNSTKNLYNRTASEWIRGEPTSLSDFTARPFVLELCEPVAGLRVLDIGCGEGYCSRELSRRGAAWVHGIDLSQGMVAAAKLQEIEDALGISYEVGCATNLKHFDDGEIDLVVAVFLFNYLTIAQTQECMAEVARILRPGGRFVFSVPHPSFPYMREAAYPFYFQVEGGGYFSKRDQQFPGRIWKRDGSWLNVQLIHKTPEDYFNALKIAGFNTMPTLQELRVTPEHIAIDESFFSPLFDQPLHLALQISR